A portion of the Pangasianodon hypophthalmus isolate fPanHyp1 chromosome 20, fPanHyp1.pri, whole genome shotgun sequence genome contains these proteins:
- the slc38a3a gene encoding sodium-coupled neutral amino acid transporter 3a isoform X1 yields MDPAPAEMNALPNGKGHEEGAETTATPTSIKSQSDDTAQELVPNSTENSSHSRATRDTEGTTAESSEFLSNGDDKKPPRFTDFEGKTSFGMSVFNLGNAIMGSGILGLAYAMANTGIVMFLFLLTAVACLSAYSIHLLLKASGVVGIRAYEQLGFRAFGTPGKMAAGIAITLQNIGAMSSYLYIVKYEFPLVIQAFLRVDTPSEEWYLNGNYLVVIVSVCVILPLALMKQLGYLGYTSGFSLSCMVFFLIAVIYKKFHVSCPFTDFSSSNRTAGLNSSGVVVEHSGVTMTPEDDPSCTPRMFNLNIQTAYTIPILAFAFVCHPEVLPIYTELRNPTKKKMQHVSNISIAVMYVMYFLAALFGYLTFYDKVEAELLHTYSKIDPYDTLILCVRVAVLTAVTLTVPIVLFPVRRAIQQLFFPNKTFWWPRHIAIAILLLTTINLLVIFAPNILGIFGVIGATSAPCLIFIFPAVFYIRIVPKEEEPVRSVPKILAACFAGLGVLFMIMSLSFIIIDWTSGSSKSNGGH; encoded by the exons ATGGATCCGGCGCCGGCCGAGATGAACGCACTTCCTAATGGGAAAGGGCATGAAGAAGGAGCCGAGACGACGGCCACGCCTACCTCGATCAAATCCCAATCAGACGACACGGCTCA GGAACTCGTGCCTAATAGTACAGAAAACTCCAG TCACAGCAGAGCTACAAGAGACACTGAAGGCACCACGGCCGAGAGTTCAGAGTTCCTCTCTAACGGCGACGATAAGAAACCGCCGCGATTCACAGAC TTTGAAGGAAAGACTTCGTTTGGGATGTCAGTCTTCAACCTGGGAAACGCCATCATGGGGAGTGGAATTCTGGGATTGGCGTACGCCATGGCGAACACCGGCATCGTCATGTTTCT GTTCCTCCTGACGGCTGTGGCGTGTCTCTCGGCCTACTCCATCCACCTGCTGCTCAAGGCCTCGGGCGTCGTCG GTATCCGTGCATATGAGCAGCTGGGTTTTCGAGCGTTCGGTACGCCAGGCAAAATGGCCGCCGGCATCGCGATCACGCTGCAGAATATCGGAG ccatgTCCAGCTATTTGTATATAGTGAAGTATGAATTTCCTCTGGTGATTCAGGCCTTTCTCAGGGTGGACACACCAtctga ggaaTGGTATCTGAACGGTAATTACCTGGTGGTGATCGTGTCCGTCTGCGTCATTCTACCTCTGGCTCTGATGAAGCAGCTGG gctatCTGGGCTACACCAGTGGGTTTTCTCTCAGCTGCATGGTCTTCTTCCTTATCGCA GTGATTTATAAGAAGTTCCACGTGTCGTGTCCCTTCACCGACTTCTCCTCCTCCAATCGGACGGCGGGGTTAAACAGCAGCGGCGTGGTGGTGGAGCACAGCGGGGTCACCATGACTCCTGAGGACGATCCCTCCTGCACCCCTCGCATGTTCAACCTCAACATacag acAGCCTACACCATTCCCATCCTGGCGTTTGCGTTCGTGTGCCACCCGGAGGTGCTGCCGATTTACACCGAACTGCGCAA CCCCACCAAGAAAAAGATGCAGCATGTGTCCAACATCTCCATCGCTGTCATGTACGTCATGTATTTCCTGGCTGCGCTGTTCGGATATCTGACCTTCTACG ataagGTGGAGGCTGAGCTGTTGCACACCTACAGCAAGATCGACCCGTACGACACACTGAtcctgtgtgtgcgcgtggCCGTACTGACCGCTGTCACACTCACCGTACCCATTGTACTGTTCCCC gTGAGGCGAGCCATCCAGCAGCTCTTCTTCCCCAACAAGACGTTCTGGTGGCCGAGACACATCGCCATCGCCATCCTCCTCCTCACCACCATCAACCTGCTCGTCATCTTCGCCCCCAACATCCTCGGCATCTTCGGGGTCATAG GTGCTACATCTGCTCCGTGTCTCATCTTCATCTTCCCAGCTGTGTTCTACATCCGCATCGTTCCCAAAGAGGAGGAGCCTGTGCGCTCAGTGCCCAAAATCCTG gctgcCTGTTTCGCTGGTCTGGGTGTCCTGTTTATGATAATGAGCCTGAGCTTCATCATCATCGATTGGACGTCAGGGAGCAGCAAATCGAATGGTGGtcattag
- the slc38a3a gene encoding sodium-coupled neutral amino acid transporter 3a isoform X2 — translation MDPAPAEMNALPNGKGHEEGAETTATPTSIKSQSDDTAHHSRATRDTEGTTAESSEFLSNGDDKKPPRFTDFEGKTSFGMSVFNLGNAIMGSGILGLAYAMANTGIVMFLFLLTAVACLSAYSIHLLLKASGVVGIRAYEQLGFRAFGTPGKMAAGIAITLQNIGAMSSYLYIVKYEFPLVIQAFLRVDTPSEEWYLNGNYLVVIVSVCVILPLALMKQLGYLGYTSGFSLSCMVFFLIAVIYKKFHVSCPFTDFSSSNRTAGLNSSGVVVEHSGVTMTPEDDPSCTPRMFNLNIQTAYTIPILAFAFVCHPEVLPIYTELRNPTKKKMQHVSNISIAVMYVMYFLAALFGYLTFYDKVEAELLHTYSKIDPYDTLILCVRVAVLTAVTLTVPIVLFPVRRAIQQLFFPNKTFWWPRHIAIAILLLTTINLLVIFAPNILGIFGVIGATSAPCLIFIFPAVFYIRIVPKEEEPVRSVPKILAACFAGLGVLFMIMSLSFIIIDWTSGSSKSNGGH, via the exons ATGGATCCGGCGCCGGCCGAGATGAACGCACTTCCTAATGGGAAAGGGCATGAAGAAGGAGCCGAGACGACGGCCACGCCTACCTCGATCAAATCCCAATCAGACGACACGGCTCA TCACAGCAGAGCTACAAGAGACACTGAAGGCACCACGGCCGAGAGTTCAGAGTTCCTCTCTAACGGCGACGATAAGAAACCGCCGCGATTCACAGAC TTTGAAGGAAAGACTTCGTTTGGGATGTCAGTCTTCAACCTGGGAAACGCCATCATGGGGAGTGGAATTCTGGGATTGGCGTACGCCATGGCGAACACCGGCATCGTCATGTTTCT GTTCCTCCTGACGGCTGTGGCGTGTCTCTCGGCCTACTCCATCCACCTGCTGCTCAAGGCCTCGGGCGTCGTCG GTATCCGTGCATATGAGCAGCTGGGTTTTCGAGCGTTCGGTACGCCAGGCAAAATGGCCGCCGGCATCGCGATCACGCTGCAGAATATCGGAG ccatgTCCAGCTATTTGTATATAGTGAAGTATGAATTTCCTCTGGTGATTCAGGCCTTTCTCAGGGTGGACACACCAtctga ggaaTGGTATCTGAACGGTAATTACCTGGTGGTGATCGTGTCCGTCTGCGTCATTCTACCTCTGGCTCTGATGAAGCAGCTGG gctatCTGGGCTACACCAGTGGGTTTTCTCTCAGCTGCATGGTCTTCTTCCTTATCGCA GTGATTTATAAGAAGTTCCACGTGTCGTGTCCCTTCACCGACTTCTCCTCCTCCAATCGGACGGCGGGGTTAAACAGCAGCGGCGTGGTGGTGGAGCACAGCGGGGTCACCATGACTCCTGAGGACGATCCCTCCTGCACCCCTCGCATGTTCAACCTCAACATacag acAGCCTACACCATTCCCATCCTGGCGTTTGCGTTCGTGTGCCACCCGGAGGTGCTGCCGATTTACACCGAACTGCGCAA CCCCACCAAGAAAAAGATGCAGCATGTGTCCAACATCTCCATCGCTGTCATGTACGTCATGTATTTCCTGGCTGCGCTGTTCGGATATCTGACCTTCTACG ataagGTGGAGGCTGAGCTGTTGCACACCTACAGCAAGATCGACCCGTACGACACACTGAtcctgtgtgtgcgcgtggCCGTACTGACCGCTGTCACACTCACCGTACCCATTGTACTGTTCCCC gTGAGGCGAGCCATCCAGCAGCTCTTCTTCCCCAACAAGACGTTCTGGTGGCCGAGACACATCGCCATCGCCATCCTCCTCCTCACCACCATCAACCTGCTCGTCATCTTCGCCCCCAACATCCTCGGCATCTTCGGGGTCATAG GTGCTACATCTGCTCCGTGTCTCATCTTCATCTTCCCAGCTGTGTTCTACATCCGCATCGTTCCCAAAGAGGAGGAGCCTGTGCGCTCAGTGCCCAAAATCCTG gctgcCTGTTTCGCTGGTCTGGGTGTCCTGTTTATGATAATGAGCCTGAGCTTCATCATCATCGATTGGACGTCAGGGAGCAGCAAATCGAATGGTGGtcattag